In Candidatus Desulforudis audaxviator MP104C, a genomic segment contains:
- a CDS encoding glycosyltransferase family 2 protein — protein MEKPETAILILNYNGWRDTVECLESVQRLTYPNYRIVVIDNSRNGPNIDLKPINNFRCSPEVAWEAF, from the coding sequence ATGGAAAAACCTGAAACTGCAATCCTCATCCTCAACTACAACGGCTGGCGGGACACCGTTGAGTGCCTGGAGTCGGTGCAGCGGCTGACCTATCCCAACTACCGCATCGTGGTCATCGACAACAGCAGGAATGGGCCGAACATAGACCTTAAGCCGATAAATAATTTTCGCTGCAGCCCGGAAGTCGCTTGGGAGGCATTTTAG